From Mustela erminea isolate mMusErm1 chromosome 1, mMusErm1.Pri, whole genome shotgun sequence, a single genomic window includes:
- the LOC116573823 gene encoding cytochrome P450 4F6-like isoform X4, whose amino-acid sequence MIEDLGHYFRDVHLWWMGPFYPVLRLVHPTFVAPLLQAPATIIPKDMFLYNLLKPWLGDGLLLSAGDKWSHHRRLLTPAFHFDILKPYVKIFNKSAGIMHTKWQHLALEGSARLDMFEHISLMTLDSLQKCVFSFDSNCQESPSEYIAAILELSALVVKRQEQIFLPMDFLYNLTPDGWRFRRACNLVHNFTDAVIQERRRALISGGSHDFLKAKAKTKTLDFIDVLLLAKDEDGKQLSDEDIRAEADTFMFEGHDTTASGLSWVLYNLAKHPEFQERCRQEVQELLRDREPQEIEWDDLAQLPFLTMCIKESLRLHPPVTVIARRSTQDVGLPDGRVIPKGNICVISIFGIHHNPSIWPDPEVYNPFRFDPENIKERSPLAFIPFSAGPRNCIGQTFAMTEMKVVLALTLLRFRVLPGEEEPRRKPELILRAEGGLWLRVEPLSAAPRRPRPYTPHFTDSWG is encoded by the exons ATGATAGAGGATCTGGGCCACTACTTCCGTGATGTTCACCTCTGGTGGATGGGGCCCTTCTACCCTGTACTGCGGCTCGTCCACCCGACCTTTGTTGCACCCCTGCTCCAGGCCCCAG CCACCATCATACCCAAGGATATGTTTCTCTACAACCTCCTGAAGCCCTGGCTAG GGGATGGGCTCCTGCTGAGTGCTGGTGACAAGTGGAGTCACCACCGTCGCTTGCTGACACCTGCCTTCCATTTTGACATCTTGAAACCCTATGTGAAGATTTTCAACAAAAGTGCAGGCATCATGCAT ACCAAGTGGCAGCATCTGGCCTTGGAAGGCAGTGCCCGTCTAGACATGTTTGAGCACATCAGCCTCATGACCCTGGACAGTCTGCAGAAATGTGTCTTCAGTTTTGACAGCAATTGCCAGGA GAGTCCCAGTGAATATATTGCTGCCATCTTGGAACTCAGTGCCCTTGTGGTGAAACGGCAAGAGCAGATCTTCCTGCCCATGGACTTCCTATACAATCTCACTCCCGATGGGTGGCGCTTCCGCAGGGCCTGCAACCTGGTGCACAACTTCACAGATGCTGTCATCCAGGAGCGGCGCCGTGCCCTCATTAGCGGGGGTTCCCATGACTTCCTCAAGGCCAAGGCTAAGACCAAGACTTTGGACTTCATTGATGTGCTCCTGCTGGCCAAG GATGAAGATGGAAAACAATTGTCAGATGAGGACATCCGAGCAGAGGCTGACACCTTCATGTTTGAGG GCCATGACACCACCGCCAGTGGCCTCTCCTGGGTCCTGTACAACCTTGCAAAGCACCCAGAATTCCAGGAGCGCTGTCGGCAGGAGGTGCAAGAGCTCCTGAGGGACCGTGAGCCTCAAGAGATTGAATG GGACGACCTGGCCCAGTTGCCCTTCCTGACCATGTGCATTAAGGAGAGTCTGCGGCTGCACCCACCGGTTACAGTCATTGCCCGCCGCAGTACCCAGGACGTCGGGCTCCCTGATGGCCGGGTCATCCCCAAAG GGAACATCTGTGTCATCAGCATCTTTGGGATTCATCACAACCCGTCTATCTGGCCGGACCCTGAG GTATACAATCCCTTTCGCTTTGACCCAGAAAACATCAAGGAGAGGTCACCCTTGGCTTTTATTCCCTTCTCTGCGGGGCCCAG GAACTGCATTGGGCAGACGTTCGCCATGACCGAGATGAAGGTGGTCCTGGCGCTGACGCTGCTGCGCTTCCGGGTCCTGCCGGGCGAGGAGGAGCCGCGCAGGAAGCCGGAGCTGATCCTGCGCGCGGAGGGCGGACTCTGGCTGCGCGTGGAGCCGCTGAGCGCGGCACCCCGGCGACCCAGACCCTACACGCCTCACTTTACGGATTCCTGGGGATGA